One genomic region from Streptomyces sp. NBC_00582 encodes:
- a CDS encoding heme-degrading domain-containing protein: MSAHELTPKFTPEITPSLEELQAQERRLVFRQFTHEDAWALGSLLVDMAREREAPVAVDIHRAGQQLFHAALPGSSPDNDAWITRKRRVVERFGASSYLVGARYRARGTTFEESSRLDQDAYAAHGGSFPVTVEGVGVVGAVTVSGLPQLEDHRFVVEALERFLEKYL; encoded by the coding sequence ATGAGCGCCCATGAGCTGACCCCGAAGTTCACCCCGGAGATCACCCCCAGCCTGGAGGAGCTCCAGGCCCAGGAACGACGGCTGGTCTTCCGCCAGTTCACCCATGAGGACGCGTGGGCGCTCGGCTCGCTCCTGGTGGACATGGCCCGCGAGCGCGAGGCCCCGGTGGCGGTCGACATCCACCGCGCCGGCCAGCAGCTCTTCCACGCGGCCCTGCCCGGCTCCAGCCCCGACAACGACGCCTGGATCACCCGCAAGCGCCGCGTGGTGGAGCGTTTCGGCGCCTCCTCCTACCTGGTCGGCGCCCGCTACCGCGCCCGGGGCACGACGTTCGAGGAGTCCTCCCGCCTGGACCAGGACGCGTACGCGGCCCACGGCGGCTCCTTCCCGGTCACCGTGGAGGGAGTGGGCGTGGTGGGCGCGGTGACGGTCTCGGGCCTCCCCCAACTGGAGGACCACCGTTTCGTGGTCGAGGCCCTGGAACGGTTCCTGGAGAAGTACCTGTAG
- a CDS encoding Gfo/Idh/MocA family protein produces the protein MTGRKTGETPVRVGLIGYGLAGSVFHAPLIAATEGLTLDTVVTSNPERQDQARAAFPDVRLAATAEDLLARADELDLVVVASPNRTHVPLATAALKAGLPVVVDKPVAGSAAEARELAALADERGLLLSVFQNRRWDNDFLTLRALLAEGELGDVRRFESRFERWRPQPKGGWRESGDPAEIGGLLYDLGSHVVDQALALFGPAARVYAEADVRRPGAETDDDTFIALTHTGGVRSHLYVSATTPQLGPRFRVLGSTAGYAKYGLDPQEAALREGDRPGPGWGEEPEELWGRVGSGESPLTGGGRPVRTLPGDYPAYYAAVAKALIDGGPNPVTALEAAAALDVLEAARRSARDGVVVTLS, from the coding sequence ATGACTGGACGCAAGACTGGCGAGACCCCGGTGCGCGTGGGCCTGATCGGCTACGGCCTGGCGGGCTCGGTCTTCCACGCCCCGCTGATCGCCGCCACCGAGGGCCTCACCCTGGACACGGTGGTCACCTCGAACCCCGAGCGGCAGGACCAGGCCCGCGCCGCGTTCCCGGACGTACGGCTCGCCGCCACCGCCGAGGACCTCCTCGCCCGCGCCGACGAGCTGGACCTGGTCGTCGTCGCGTCCCCCAACCGCACGCACGTCCCCCTGGCCACCGCCGCCCTGAAGGCGGGCCTGCCGGTCGTCGTCGACAAGCCGGTCGCCGGCTCCGCGGCCGAGGCCCGTGAGCTGGCCGCCCTCGCCGACGAGCGCGGACTGCTCCTGTCCGTCTTCCAGAACCGCCGCTGGGACAACGACTTCCTCACCCTGCGGGCGCTGCTCGCCGAGGGCGAGCTGGGTGACGTACGACGTTTCGAATCCCGCTTCGAGCGGTGGCGGCCGCAGCCGAAGGGCGGGTGGCGGGAATCCGGCGATCCGGCAGAGATCGGAGGTCTGCTGTACGACCTCGGCAGCCATGTCGTCGACCAGGCCCTGGCGCTGTTCGGCCCCGCCGCCCGCGTGTACGCCGAGGCGGACGTCCGCCGCCCGGGCGCGGAGACCGACGACGACACCTTCATCGCCCTCACCCACACCGGCGGGGTCCGCTCCCACCTGTACGTCTCCGCGACCACCCCCCAGCTCGGCCCGCGCTTCCGGGTGCTCGGCTCGACGGCGGGCTATGCGAAGTACGGCCTGGACCCGCAGGAGGCGGCCCTGCGCGAGGGCGACCGCCCCGGGCCCGGCTGGGGCGAGGAGCCCGAGGAGCTGTGGGGCCGCGTCGGTTCCGGGGAATCCCCCCTGACCGGCGGTGGACGACCCGTACGGACCCTCCCCGGCGACTATCCCGCCTACTACGCTGCGGTGGCCAAGGCACTGATCGACGGCGGCCCGAACCCGGTGACCGCCCTCGAGGCGGCCGCCGCCCTCGACGTCCTGGAGGCGGCCCGCCGTTCGGCACGAGACGGAGTGGTGGTGACGCTGTCATGA